aagaatgtggatgaaacaaaagaagtatacagggaTTGTAGCAACtgtaaagatgtagtctgcctacccctccaggtaataggagtgattttatgtagatacctatgtagatttaaataaatatgaagataCCTCGTCAAATACAATAGTTGTATTGTCTTTGCATTGCATGGAAGAATATGTATTTCCAAATTGAGCAGCCATAACTCTTTGGGAAGTTATAATTGGAGACAAAAGCTGCGACACAATGTGGCTATCCGTAAGACATTCAGTATCCTGCAAGCATCAAATTAgatttctaattttattatgaaatattatcataaaCATGAATGTGTGGAAttctttgttataattttaattctattttctattttttatcttaaaagacctattctattttcaagactgaccTGTTCGTTTAAAGATTTCAGACGctgtataaataattcatcccatttataaaacaacaaattgtTTACACTGTCGAATATCAAAGCAGCTTTCATTTTGTTTCGGATTATATTATAATCGGTCAGTCCGATAATATATCTAATATGTATTTGTAGAAGACTGAAACAAACAACAAgtcttatttaaaaaccaaattgttagaatttgattaattacaaatagcaaattattttaatttaccgaGTTCTCCGGTTCCAATAGTAACAATCAATAAGGGACATATACGTCAAAAGTATTTGACTTTGACAGACAGCCATTGTCAGTCATACATGCCTTTTCTCAATTTTTAAGGCTAtttaacaaagtttatcttataaaattttggaataaacaaaattaaaactactcataaaaataaaataagatattattatataatttgcaaattgtacagtccttcgCTGCATAGCATCAAGTTGTGGTGTGGGAGTGTGCTCAGAAGGCTAGAAGCATTGccatttttactacgcttttattagcttgggttgtatctatgtatgtaacggaatctttgagcttaattttcactggtttctaaacgtctgatcaacttggaactttgcacacgtatcaaggaccgatgacaatgcaatattttgataagagtttctcattatccttattgaaactgccaggattaataaattcatttttagatagcTCTGTCTCTacgctttttactccgatttaaattgttttgtttataatttaattttgttataattttaatcggaggtaattgactataactgattgttcgacttgctactactgttttataattcctttgtcattaatttttattttctattttttagtttgattagcaataaaagcgtagatttttagtttttttattaaggcaAATTTCCTCTTTGCGCCAAATAACAACATGGAAGTCAGCTATTTTTAGGAATGtgaaatcgattttattaaagtaaaaatcgatttttataatcatacaataaatgcactctgacattacgtttttgtcttctggcttggagcccggaacgcgaactgccaaagaatactatcatagctccataatattacattaacgccatctgtgcattttttctgtgctcttaaaacagtttagatgattaatttaatcaaacattctctaGATGGAATTAGTCGATGAATAGTATTTCACCGACATtcggttgatattttatttattacctattcgttgctgaaacttcatttttcaaacttgattgttaaaaactttaatttgcgttgattatataagaacttactgtttctgttgtttatttttaatgaataaatctattgatataatgtatatggcgtttattttgacataaattgaaaaattaggaaaaattctatcaatataataaaatcgattattttcttaagaaaaatcgattatttgttaatccatttttcatacttaaaaatatatcgattatataaaaatcgattttttatcagcaatgtcacatcTCTAGCTATTTTTAAGAGTTTTATAaagaactagaggccgcccgcgacttcgtccgcatggaaaccctatcaatcccgcgggaactctgggataaaaagtagcctatgtgttattctgggtcttcagctacctacataccaaatttcatggtaatcggttcagtagtttttgcgtgaaagagtaacaaacatccatacatccatacaaactttcgcctttataatagtagtaggatattattaattaaaaggcTGAGAAACAACACGCGAGGCATCGACGTAGATGAAGATGCGACGTTGGCGAAGAACGAAGAACGCGACGAAAATCCTTGTATTCATGCTGAGTTTTGGTACAATTTCTATATTTCACAGTAGAACCTTTCATAATCTAAATTGTTACTGTCATTCAtagtaacaaaaacaattgtCTGTCACAAcggttaaataaattgattgcaTGCAACATTGCGGGCAGGCAATCAGCagatttgtttgtatttgtttgatagaattgagaagtaatatttttatcttacgACTATAGTTTTATGCATTCTATgtaatacattatattttgtgCGTTGGAagctttatatttaattaaaacaagtaAAATGAGCTCCAAAACTCAAGCATTGGTATCAGAATTTCTAAATTTTGTATTCAAGAACCTAATTATTTGTTCTATCtaagattaaaattgttaaatttccGCAGAAGAAAATCAAATCCCTATGTTATTTAACGATTGGTGGATCTGTGGCCTACCAGTTTACATAcatgaaaaaagattttaatggTTACTATCAATCATTTCTGCAGCCTGCTATCCAGTATTTAAGCCCTGAATTAGCACACAGACTTGGAGTATCGGCTGTAAAGTATGGTTTCTTTCCAccagaaaaatataatgaccCAAATATActtgtaagtacatattatttcCATAGAAAAGGTTCAATCTGAACGTGAAGTTATatatatgaaacaaaaatatcaagCATCTGCTACATCAGACTTCTTGCATAATACATATCTAAGTAcctattattacttttttttacagacaaCCAAATTTTTAGGATTTGACCTTAGCAATCCAATTGGTATTGCAGCAGGTTTTGATAAACATGGGGATGCCATAGTTGGTCTACGAAATATTGGATTTTCTATAATTGAAATAGGGTCTGTTACACCAGAACCTCAACCTGGAAATCCAAAACCTCGTGTTTTCCGTTTACCAGAAGATCTGGCTGTGATCAACAGATATGGGTTCAATAGCGAAGGCCATAATGAGGTTTATAGCAAAATCAAAGATATTGATAAAACCATTTTGTCAAGAGGAGTATTGGGAGTTAACTTAGGAAAGAACAAAGAGTCTAATGATGCAATTAAAGATTACACTTTGGGAATTAAGAAGTTTTATGATATAGCTGATTACTTTGTTATTAATATCAGCAGGTAGGACTATATATGTAAGAAGAATAGTGCTTTTATTTCAATCTTACAATGTTAAATTTcactattgtaatttttttacagtcCTAACACACCCGGCCTGAGATCATTACAACAAAGAGGAGAACTAGAGAAACTtttaactgaaataaataaggaaAGAAACTCTATTCAAGCTAAAACTAAACCTCCATTGCTCTTGAAACTAGCTCCAGACCTCACAAATGATGAACTGAAAGATATCATTGCTGTTGTTTCTAAGAAAGAATGCAAAGTAGATGGTCTTATAATATCTAACACAACAATAGATAGATCTTCTCTAGTGAATCAAGAGTTTTCAAATGAAACAGGGGGACTTAGTGGGAAACCATTGACCAAGAAATCAACAGAAATGGTGAAACAAGTGTATAAATTAACTAaaggtatgtattttatttttactttgttttattaaaattttatatttttttatatgttaatcataatcattattTAAGGAAAAATACCAATAGTTGGTGTTGGAGGGGTATTCACTGGCCAGGATGCCTATGAAAAGATATTAGCTGGTGCAAATGCAATTCAGATCTACACATCATTTATTTACGAAGGACCACCTGTAatcactaaaataaaatcagaacTTGCTGAATTACTGCAGAGAGATGGCTACAAGAGTGTCAACGAAGCAATAGGAAAGGCAGTGAAATGATGCACACTCATTTATTTAGatacataaaacatttctCAATACAGGATTATTctaaagtaattatttctgtacaataaaaatattatcttttgtttatctttcatatttaatttgttcagCATCATCTGAAATTTCATCAAGTTTTGGTAAgtaatttaacataaaacatgAGATTATTTTGTGAATATATGGAAATGTTTATTGATGAAATCAGTTTTCAGTAGATTAGTACTTTTATACCTAATTCATAACTAATCTACCTCATATTAACTATGTGTCAtagtaaaagttttaataaaagtgtTAGAAGTACTAAAACATTGTCTTTTCAGAGgtattgtaattaatatttttatgacccATTGAGGTTTATGGATATAATTGTAAAAGGCAAgtcaaaaatatgaaaaaaaatttaggacCTACCttgtattttacaatttggCAGTTGTGTTTGAAGGAATTGTTTACATTCATTAAGATTTGATACATTTTCTAAATCAAAAAGTATTAATGTCTCCAGCTTATCCAGTATCTTTATCTCTTTGACCCCAGCATCAGTGACACTTCCACACTTAGATACTTGGACATGAGTGAGCGTGCTTTTTCCATATGACAAACCTTTCATGGCTCTATCATCTATGTAGTTATCATTGTGTAGTATAATTCTCTTCAATTTTGTACATCCACCTGTAATATATGCAACAGCCtcaataattaatacatagCTCAATACTCAATATTCAATTGCATTTCATTAAGCTcacaatgtaaataaaaagagtaaaaagcaattaacaaacatacttaggTGTGGAAACCCATAGTGTGATATAGAAGAGTCTGATCCATCAATTTCTAAAAGTTTAGGTACAGTTTCCTCCTCAGGTGGTAAACTATTGTAATCAGCCAACTTTCTCCCATCTTCCCAGACAACACGGCCACCATTTCTAAGCACCCATTCAGCACAAGCTCGATCCGGGCCCAATAATTCAATTCTTTTTGGGTCAGGTTTATTAAACATCATGTTCACATATTCCCAAAAGTGCCGTACTTggtaattaaatgaaaaaccaGTTTTCGTAATTGCAGATTTATTCTGTAACAAAAATGGGGAACTAGACATCTggtatttatgtaaatcaaACTATCTTTTTTTGAGGACCAGTTTTCTTTGGATCTTCATTAGTTGAATCATCCCAGATGAGAAGCCTTGCCTATGGAGTCTAGTAGATATCACTAAAGGTTCCTGGATTTCCCTCATAGATGCAGCACCTCTAGTAGGAGATGGTTGTAGTTTCGTCAATCTCATGCAAAATATTGCgaccagtatttttttatttactacgaCTAAAACTTACGTGACGTAAATTCGTAATTAGTGACatatcaaattattatcaatCAATGTTTATTCGggacaaaattttatcaacattCCAATTTCCACAATCAGCCAATTGATAAGGTCGCCAGTCGCCACTTTGACAGTTGCCGACTTCACCGGGTTTGGCAACTGTCAAAGTGGCGCTATAcctataatagatttattttcaaaattcaatatcATCATTAAAATTCATCATCATTCATATCATCtaatataactactaccgcttccaaagcgcatgtgtagaagaagcggcggaacaaactacactatctatactgcagcattttcaccgaatgtcaatttccaaaaatagatctcttaaatctaaatcgtggacgaatgcacattgtcttcattaaaaaacatgaatgaatgtaaaactaattatttcaatacgattatttcgtcaaaatactaaggtcatcatcatcaaagtAAGCTCTGAAGAACTATCCTAGAGAAGTGCCCTATGCAGGTAATTTTCctgtatacctaaataaacaaaccggAAT
Above is a window of Amyelois transitella isolate CPQ chromosome 8, ilAmyTran1.1, whole genome shotgun sequence DNA encoding:
- the LOC106137144 gene encoding dihydroorotate dehydrogenase (quinone), mitochondrial isoform X1, with the translated sequence MSSKTQALKKIKSLCYLTIGGSVAYQFTYMKKDFNGYYQSFLQPAIQYLSPELAHRLGVSAVKYGFFPPEKYNDPNILTTKFLGFDLSNPIGIAAGFDKHGDAIVGLRNIGFSIIEIGSVTPEPQPGNPKPRVFRLPEDLAVINRYGFNSEGHNEVYSKIKDIDKTILSRGVLGVNLGKNKESNDAIKDYTLGIKKFYDIADYFVINISSPNTPGLRSLQQRGELEKLLTEINKERNSIQAKTKPPLLLKLAPDLTNDELKDIIAVVSKKECKVDGLIISNTTIDRSSLVNQEFSNETGGLSGKPLTKKSTEMVKQVYKLTKGKIPIVGVGGVFTGQDAYEKILAGANAIQIYTSFIYEGPPVITKIKSELAELLQRDGYKSVNEAIGKAVK
- the LOC106137144 gene encoding dihydroorotate dehydrogenase (quinone), mitochondrial isoform X2, translated to MKKDFNGYYQSFLQPAIQYLSPELAHRLGVSAVKYGFFPPEKYNDPNILTTKFLGFDLSNPIGIAAGFDKHGDAIVGLRNIGFSIIEIGSVTPEPQPGNPKPRVFRLPEDLAVINRYGFNSEGHNEVYSKIKDIDKTILSRGVLGVNLGKNKESNDAIKDYTLGIKKFYDIADYFVINISSPNTPGLRSLQQRGELEKLLTEINKERNSIQAKTKPPLLLKLAPDLTNDELKDIIAVVSKKECKVDGLIISNTTIDRSSLVNQEFSNETGGLSGKPLTKKSTEMVKQVYKLTKGKIPIVGVGGVFTGQDAYEKILAGANAIQIYTSFIYEGPPVITKIKSELAELLQRDGYKSVNEAIGKAVK
- the LOC106137165 gene encoding ATP synthase subunit s, mitochondrial, with the protein product MSLITNLRHNKSAITKTGFSFNYQVRHFWEYVNMMFNKPDPKRIELLGPDRACAEWVLRNGGRVVWEDGRKLADYNSLPPEEETVPKLLEIDGSDSSISHYGFPHLSGCTKLKRIILHNDNYIDDRAMKGLSYGKSTLTHVQVSKCGSVTDAGVKEIKILDKLETLILFDLENVSNLNECKQFLQTQLPNCKIQDDAEQIKYER